One Salvia miltiorrhiza cultivar Shanhuang (shh) chromosome 6, IMPLAD_Smil_shh, whole genome shotgun sequence genomic window, ttGTGGAACTTATGAACACTTGGAACTTATTTTTCTAGTTTATGAGCTATTgatgagcttattttgccaaacaattTGAATGAGCTAATAAAAAACAGCTtatataagctcagccaaacaccctctaagcaAGACCTCAGTTCAGTTAAACATATACAACACACATAATCGCGTCATTATCTCAGAACCAGAACTAATTTCGGTATTGGCATTAAAACAACAACAAATTTCTATCTTCTCCTCCGTGAAAGTTATATGCAAACAAAAATGCACgagcaggggcggagccaggggggctagagccccccccccaaattttgaaaaaaaaaattattatatgtctaaaaatgttgttattattgttattatatttgtattttagtaaaaaaatgtctagaAGGAAATTtaatgccccaaaaaaaaatttagtaaatgttgaactatattatctatgaaaatgttattattattattatatttgtattttagtaaaaaatgcctaaatgtattgaatgcccccaaaaaaaattttagtaaatgttttgaactatattatctatgaaaatgttgttgttgttgttattattattattattattattattattattattattattattattattattattattattattattattatatttgtattttagtaaaaaatgtctaaaatgtattgaatgcccccaaaaaaattttagtaaatgttttgaacttatattatctatgaaaatgttgttattattattattattattattattattattattatatttgtattttagtaaaaaatgtctaaaatgtattgaatgcccccaaaaaaattttagtaaatgttttgaacttatattatctatgaaaatgttgttattattattattattattattattattattattattgtattttagtaaaaaaatgtctaaaatgtattgaatgcccccaaaaaaaaatttagtaaatgttttgaactatattatctatgaaaatgttgttattattattattatatttgaattttagtaaaaaaatgtctaaaatgtattgaatgcccccaaaaaaaattttagtaaatgttttgaactatattatctatgaaaatgttgttattattattattatatttgtaatttagtaaaaaatgtctaaaatgtattgaatgcccccaaaaaaaatttttcgGGACCGATCTCAAAGTTGTTCATTTCTGCGTTTCAAAAAATTGTGGAGAAGAATATATGCGGATTTGGGGTTTTACGGAGGCGCCGAGGAAGAAGGAGGCGGCGCGGTGAGAGTGAGGGGAAGAgagaatagaaaaaaaaaacagaaaaatatCTTAATGGGTTGATACATTTGAGcttagtttattaattaattgggcttttttatttatgttggaCCTTTgtaatttgtttttcttttttcttctcttgTAACCAATGGAGCCAATGGGCTTATTTATCTTGGGCTTATCTGTAAAAAGTTTAATAGAATAACGGCCCTTAAAAAGCGaatgagatcctctgtcccaaaatatagtgtgtaccacgtgtaccactcttcatttctttatatttataaattattttttattccattttaatttattatgcttttatatattataaagataattaacaagggttcactcatccatttagggtttataattatttttttatatttatttgaattaataatagattatttgggttcattaattcaaagttagggtatataatttttaaattttttttttcaatgataaatactaattagagtttataataatatagtaatttttatttttataaaaaataatttataaaataaagaaataaagagtggtacacgtggtacacacaatattgtGGGACAGATGATCCTATCTGCTTAAAAAGAGACgagtttttgaaatttttgagataagaaaaaaattacatttatttCTATAGTGGTGAATAATATAGTGTTACAAATGACttaatatttaacttaaagATAGAGAAAATGATGATTTGCTGTGTGGCGTGGATAAAATAAAGTGCAGATAGCTAGAAAAAATATTGAGAAGATAGAAAAGTGTAGAGAgagataaatatttaatttttgattttatcattttactgaaaattcaaaattttgataatGAATTGGTAGAGTGTCGGTATATCGAAAATTTTCATGGAGTGGAAGTCGTTCAACAGGTGAGCAATGTTCGAATAGGAATAGGTTTCTCTTCTTGTGGAGCTGAATGCCATGCACTCAGAAGCCAATAtcaattttaaagaagaaaacaTCCCTTGAATAACTGAAAAAAGGAATGATTACAAATTAATTACAAAGATGAACTCATAATCTTTTGAGAGATAAAACTCTACCTCTCACATGTCACTTTACTTCTTGGATCACTAAACCACATTTTATTTTGTCAGTCAATGACTTGAAATTCAATCTACAACCACATAAAATTCAGATCCACGCCACCTTCATGCAAAACCACCTAATTTATATAAGCCACCATAATGTTAGCCTCAATCccactaattttctttttcctcctCCAAACTAAAAGTCAATTTCCTCGACTCCATCACAAAACCTTTAAATCCAAGCCCACTACTTTAATTCTTCATATTGAGTGAGTTGATGTTGCCACAACAATGAAGGCGAGTGCAGTCCTGGACGGCCGCCGATTCATGGCGTCATGCTTCTTCCTCATCATCTTCCTCTGCATCATAGCCTCCATCAATGAAATCCGGCTGGAAAGCCTCGTCAAATTGGGAAGATGCGCCATTAATAATTCGGAAAATCCATCTCCATCAATATTGAAAGGGGAGGAGGAGGAGATCCGAGTACTGCTGGGAATCCTGACCCTCCCCGACCACTACGAGAAGCGCCACTTCCTCCGCCTCATCTACGGCACGCAGCCCGTGTCTGGCGCCCGCATCGACGTGAAGTTCGTCTTCTGCAACCTGACCAAGGACGACCAGAAGGTCCTGGTGGCGCTGGAGATCATGCGCTTCGACGACATCATCATCCTGGACTGCCGCGAGAACATGAACAAGGGCAAAACCTACACCTACTTCTCCAGCCTACCCGACATCCTCCCCAAGCCCTACCACTACGTCATGAAAGCAGACGACGACGTCTACTTCCGCCTGCAAAAGCTAGCCGACTCGGTGGCGCCGCTGCCGCGCCGCGACCTGTATTACGGGTACGTGATCCCCTGCCCTAGCATGGATCCGTTCGTGCACTACATGTCCGGGATGGGGTACCTGGTGTCGTGGGATATCGTGGAGTGGATTAGGGATTCCGATGTTCCCAAGAAGCGTCTAGAAGGTCCGGAGGATCTGGTGTTCGGGGATTGGATGCGGCAGGGCCGCCGCGGGAGGAATAGGTACAACGCTAAATGGTCCATGTACAACTACCCGGAGCCGCCCACCAGGTGCACGCACCAGCTGTGGCCCGACACCGTCGCGGTGCACCTGCTCAAGACGCAGGAGAAGTGGATTCGGACCTTGACTTATTTTAATGTCACTCGGGATTTGAAACCCTCTAAACTTTATCATATAGACTCATCATAGTTGAAACTTCAAAATTGtatcattttttattcattCTTTTTAATCAAACTTTTTTCTCAAAGAAATATAAAGATGATTGCAACTTTGGATTTGTTGGTTGGAGGAAAAATGTCTTATCAATATTTGAGATGTTGAGTAAATAGAGAATAATTTATGTATGGAATATATAAGGATTGTCTACAAtctatactatatactatatctATATAGAGTTAGGTTCTatgaagaaattaattttttttttctgaaagttaTGAACGTTGAACATGTCAATAGTTTTTTATGAACATAACAATAATTTTGTTGAACATTTGGGGATCGAATCTTGTAGTGcgaaattttaaacaaatactCACAtcttttcaataaataaattccttcataaaaaaattactgatatgttcatcaaaatctgGACAcaagatttatttttaattctggACAGTTTGATGGATCATGATCAATGGATGAAATTGTTTCTCcacttctttaaatatttgtctttctcaatagaacttttccctatatata contains:
- the LOC130989241 gene encoding uncharacterized protein LOC130989241, which codes for MKASAVLDGRRFMASCFFLIIFLCIIASINEIRLESLVKLGRCAINNSENPSPSILKGEEEEIRVLLGILTLPDHYEKRHFLRLIYGTQPVSGARIDVKFVFCNLTKDDQKVLVALEIMRFDDIIILDCRENMNKGKTYTYFSSLPDILPKPYHYVMKADDDVYFRLQKLADSVAPLPRRDLYYGYVIPCPSMDPFVHYMSGMGYLVSWDIVEWIRDSDVPKKRLEGPEDLVFGDWMRQGRRGRNRYNAKWSMYNYPEPPTRCTHQLWPDTVAVHLLKTQEKWIRTLTYFNVTRDLKPSKLYHIDSS